In a genomic window of Pieris brassicae chromosome 7, ilPieBrab1.1, whole genome shotgun sequence:
- the LOC123712170 gene encoding leucine--tRNA ligase, cytoplasmic-like, translated as MKASNYLMEAAHSFRIYLKNHCAVRKPKKGEAPKPERKPNKAVIWVAKEYPKWQHMILSTLKELNGPSGLPDNKVLSTKLSAINDLKKYMKRVMPFVQATRDNLQKIGPEALSVALPFDEAQLLEDNKQYLLNTLDLDAIEVKHTYSPDTPEKTIEDCAPGSPHVNFIAVPGLTVTFTNPTPMSGLFTISVTLVDGDTVEKIKAKIAKEIKAIIKDINALKLWRYLDPALGPRKIPVAGDHVTKCAELVNGDGIRVHVEASRIELVQNGTNIDVGLQFVYTYDK; from the exons ATGAAAGCCAGTAACTATTTAATGGAGGCCGCCCATTCTTTCCGTATCTACCTCAAGAATCACTGCGCAGTCCGAAagcctaaaaaaggcgaagcGCCCAAACCGGAGCGGAAGCCGAATAAGGCGGTGATATGGGTCGCTAAGGAGTACCCGAAGTGGCAACATATGATTTTGAGTACTCTCAAGGAGTTAAATGGG CCTTCAGGTCTCCCCGATAACAAAGTATTATCAACAAAACTTTCTGCTATAAacgatcttaaaaaatatatgaaaagagtGATGCCATTCGTTCAAGCCACAAGAGATAATCTACAAAAGATTGGTCCCGAAGCACTCTCTGTTGCCTTGCCCTTTGATGAGGCCCAACTGCTTGaagataacaaacaatatctgCTGAATACTTTGGAT CTTGACGCAATCGAAGtcaaacatacatacagtcCTGATACTCCAGAAAAAACGATAGAAGACTGTGCGCCTGGTAGTCCACATGTCAACTTTATTGCGGTACCTGGACTTACAGTGACCTTCACCAACCCCACACCGATGAGTGGATTGTTTACCATTTCTGTGACCCTGGTAGATGGGGATACGGTTGAGAAGATTAAAGCCAAGATCGCTAAAGAGATTAAGGCTATTATTAaag aCATAAATGCTCTAAAGCTGTGGCGATATCTTGATCCGGCGTTAGGTCCTCGCAAGATTCCAGTAGCAGGCGATCACGTGACAAAATGCGCGGAACTCGTCAATGGCGATGGTATACGCGTACACGTGGAAGCGTCGCGTATAGAACTCGTTCAGAACGGAACGAATATTGACGTCGGCTTACAGTTTGTGTATACTTatgataagtga